One window of the Megalops cyprinoides isolate fMegCyp1 chromosome 2, fMegCyp1.pri, whole genome shotgun sequence genome contains the following:
- the zc2hc1a gene encoding zinc finger C2HC domain-containing protein 1A isoform X2, which yields MEDLEAMESPPPSENLIPCKICGRSFFSSVLKKHVPICQKTAAKKRKVFDSSRQRAEGTDIPTVKPLKPKPEPPKKQSNWRRKHEEFIATIRAAKGLTQVMKEGGPLPPPPPPSYDPDYIQCPYCQRRFSENAADRHIKFCKEQAARISNKGKFPGDAKGKPPVRSQYKPPPVKKAASSAVSTVSSTSRLPQRSSPGQTSGGIPTSRTPSAGSVKSTSSGYSPSRTNSAGLTSPPSGLNMKSGTTSSPGSLKNTSGVGLNKRKVYNADNYNSRNHAKSECEVDYPSGQQTKFCHECGTKYPVDWAKFCCECGVRRMCI from the exons CTATGGAATCCCCTCCTCCCAGTGAGAATCTAATACCTTGCAAAATATGTGGGAGAAGTTTTTTCTCCAGTGTACTT AAGAAGCATGTACCAATTTGCCAAAAGACTGCTGCTAAAAAAAGGAAGGTGTTTGACTCCAGCAGGCAAAGGGCAGAAGGAACGGACATTCCCACTGTGAAGCCTTTAAAaccaaag CCTGAACCGCCCAAGAAACAGTCAAACTGGCGTAGAAAGCATGAGGAGTTCATTGCTACGATCCGTGCTGCAAAGGGGCTAACCCAAGTAATGAAAGAGGGGggtcctctgcctcctcccccacccccttcttaTGACCCAG ACTACATCCAGTGCCCTTATTGCCAGAGGCGCTTCAGTGAAAATGCTGCAGACAGGCACATCAAGTTCTGTAAGGAGCAAGCGGCACGCATCTCCAACAAGGGCAAATTTCCTGGAGACGCGAAAGGGAAGCCTCCAGTAAGGTCTCAG TACAAGCCTCCACCAGTGAAGAAGGCAGCCTCCTCAGCAGTGTCGACGGTGTCTTCCACCTCCCGCTTGCCCCAGCGCTCCTCTCCTGGACAGACTAGCGGAG GCATTCCCACTAGCAGGACCCCTTCAGCCGGGTCAGTGAAGAGCACTTCGTCAGGGTACTCACCATCTCGCACCAATTCTGCTGGCCTAACCAGCCCTCCATCTGG ATTAAATATGAAATCTGGGACCACAAGCTCTCCAGGATCCTTGAAGAACACATCTGGTGTTGGATTGAACAAAAGGAAAGTCTACAATGCAGATAACTACAATTCTAG GAACCATGCCAAAAGTGAGTGTGAGGTGGATTACCCCTCAGGTCAACAGACCAAGTTTTGTCATGAATGTGGGACCAAGTACCCTGTGGACTGGGCCAAGTTCTGCTGTGAGTGTGGAGTGAGACGGatgtgcatttaa
- the zc2hc1a gene encoding zinc finger C2HC domain-containing protein 1A isoform X1, with the protein MEDLEAMESPPPSENLIPCKICGRSFFSSVLKKHVPICQKTAAKKRKVFDSSRQRAEGTDIPTVKPLKPKLHSTARTSKSDTPEPPKKQSNWRRKHEEFIATIRAAKGLTQVMKEGGPLPPPPPPSYDPDYIQCPYCQRRFSENAADRHIKFCKEQAARISNKGKFPGDAKGKPPVRSQYKPPPVKKAASSAVSTVSSTSRLPQRSSPGQTSGGIPTSRTPSAGSVKSTSSGYSPSRTNSAGLTSPPSGLNMKSGTTSSPGSLKNTSGVGLNKRKVYNADNYNSRNHAKSECEVDYPSGQQTKFCHECGTKYPVDWAKFCCECGVRRMCI; encoded by the exons CTATGGAATCCCCTCCTCCCAGTGAGAATCTAATACCTTGCAAAATATGTGGGAGAAGTTTTTTCTCCAGTGTACTT AAGAAGCATGTACCAATTTGCCAAAAGACTGCTGCTAAAAAAAGGAAGGTGTTTGACTCCAGCAGGCAAAGGGCAGAAGGAACGGACATTCCCACTGTGAAGCCTTTAAAaccaaag TTACACAGTACAGCCAGAACTTCTAAGTCTGATACA CCTGAACCGCCCAAGAAACAGTCAAACTGGCGTAGAAAGCATGAGGAGTTCATTGCTACGATCCGTGCTGCAAAGGGGCTAACCCAAGTAATGAAAGAGGGGggtcctctgcctcctcccccacccccttcttaTGACCCAG ACTACATCCAGTGCCCTTATTGCCAGAGGCGCTTCAGTGAAAATGCTGCAGACAGGCACATCAAGTTCTGTAAGGAGCAAGCGGCACGCATCTCCAACAAGGGCAAATTTCCTGGAGACGCGAAAGGGAAGCCTCCAGTAAGGTCTCAG TACAAGCCTCCACCAGTGAAGAAGGCAGCCTCCTCAGCAGTGTCGACGGTGTCTTCCACCTCCCGCTTGCCCCAGCGCTCCTCTCCTGGACAGACTAGCGGAG GCATTCCCACTAGCAGGACCCCTTCAGCCGGGTCAGTGAAGAGCACTTCGTCAGGGTACTCACCATCTCGCACCAATTCTGCTGGCCTAACCAGCCCTCCATCTGG ATTAAATATGAAATCTGGGACCACAAGCTCTCCAGGATCCTTGAAGAACACATCTGGTGTTGGATTGAACAAAAGGAAAGTCTACAATGCAGATAACTACAATTCTAG GAACCATGCCAAAAGTGAGTGTGAGGTGGATTACCCCTCAGGTCAACAGACCAAGTTTTGTCATGAATGTGGGACCAAGTACCCTGTGGACTGGGCCAAGTTCTGCTGTGAGTGTGGAGTGAGACGGatgtgcatttaa